In Desulfuribacillus alkaliarsenatis, a genomic segment contains:
- a CDS encoding O-antigen ligase family protein, whose amino-acid sequence MAKMKRSNNLMKNINPENQGPDWYYLIPLAMIGAIVPTIVYLKVVPLPPHVAQFWMGDTNADFFSYYKAIWIQILTAISLITLLLAKVQNAIEFKKDKIFIPLAVYAVFVILSAVFADSVYREVAFKGYPDRYEGMYVLLSYVLITFIAAHIVRTENHLKLVLGSLLASASVLSVLGVFQYLGYDFFRSEFGRTLIIPEFYESIRGSIDFAFGTNAIYSTMYNTNYVGSYMVMIVIITMVLFLFSRNQISNLLYGSILILTFSNLIGSNSRAGLVGFLFTLIIMIIFMYEEILRNWRKVLLIVLVPLLVVGLIDYTSGGRVASNIKNLSLDVRDMLNAVGKQYDEPEEPKRQAFNNMYLNGNKATIDMTTESIQVQTISLNQNLDYDISDFAFYDTDGIRLTTEQTKNANTITFNESNYNRYNVLVIGNLVQVNIGRVQVNLGVDDQGNIKYMDRNLQLVYPIDAPNWGFSGLENLGSNRGYIWSRSIPMLKETIILGNGPDTFPIYFPQDDYIAKMKYVGSPHRIVDKPHNLYLQKSINTGFISLLAFLTFVGMYLFKSIRNYNASKEKQKENEKLRKIATVNIGIALSVIAYLISAIFNDSIVSVAPVFWLLIGVGVACNYMHEYYMNITN is encoded by the coding sequence ATGGCTAAAATGAAGCGGTCTAATAATCTGATGAAAAATATTAATCCTGAAAACCAAGGGCCAGACTGGTATTACCTAATACCACTAGCAATGATTGGGGCGATAGTGCCTACTATTGTTTACTTGAAAGTAGTCCCTTTGCCTCCGCATGTAGCTCAATTTTGGATGGGGGATACGAATGCTGACTTCTTTTCCTATTACAAAGCAATATGGATTCAAATATTAACTGCTATCTCTCTCATAACTTTGCTACTTGCAAAAGTTCAAAACGCTATTGAATTTAAAAAAGATAAAATATTTATTCCACTAGCTGTATATGCAGTATTTGTTATATTATCTGCAGTATTTGCAGACTCAGTATATAGAGAAGTTGCATTTAAGGGATACCCAGATCGTTACGAAGGAATGTATGTGTTGTTGTCTTACGTTTTAATTACATTTATTGCTGCACATATAGTAAGAACTGAGAATCATCTTAAGCTTGTTTTAGGAAGCTTGTTAGCTTCAGCGTCAGTATTAAGCGTACTAGGGGTTTTTCAGTATTTAGGGTACGATTTTTTTCGTAGTGAGTTTGGAAGAACATTAATTATTCCTGAATTTTATGAGAGTATTAGAGGATCAATTGACTTTGCTTTTGGTACGAACGCTATATACAGCACTATGTATAACACGAATTATGTAGGTAGTTATATGGTTATGATTGTTATTATTACGATGGTTTTATTTTTATTTTCTAGAAACCAAATAAGCAATCTCCTTTATGGAAGCATATTAATATTAACGTTTAGTAATTTGATTGGATCTAATTCGCGAGCTGGACTAGTAGGGTTTCTCTTTACACTTATTATTATGATAATTTTTATGTATGAAGAAATATTACGTAATTGGAGAAAAGTCTTATTAATCGTATTAGTTCCGTTACTTGTTGTAGGGTTGATAGATTATACTTCGGGTGGAAGAGTTGCTAGTAATATTAAGAATTTGTCATTAGATGTTCGTGATATGCTGAATGCTGTAGGGAAACAATATGACGAACCAGAAGAGCCTAAGAGACAAGCATTTAATAATATGTACCTTAATGGCAATAAAGCAACTATAGATATGACAACGGAATCAATTCAAGTACAAACGATTTCTTTAAATCAGAATTTAGATTATGATATATCGGATTTCGCTTTTTATGATACCGATGGAATAAGATTAACAACAGAGCAAACTAAAAATGCTAATACAATAACATTTAATGAATCAAATTATAATAGATATAATGTGTTGGTAATAGGAAACTTAGTTCAAGTAAATATAGGACGAGTACAGGTGAATTTGGGAGTAGATGACCAAGGGAATATTAAATATATGGATAGAAATTTGCAACTAGTATATCCCATCGATGCACCGAACTGGGGATTTAGTGGGTTAGAAAATTTAGGTTCGAACAGAGGTTATATTTGGTCGAGAAGTATACCTATGCTAAAGGAAACTATTATATTAGGTAATGGTCCTGACACGTTTCCAATCTATTTCCCTCAAGATGACTATATAGCCAAGATGAAATATGTAGGAAGCCCTCATAGAATTGTAGATAAGCCACATAATCTATATTTACAAAAAAGCATAAACACTGGGTTTATCTCGTTGCTAGCTTTTTTGACATTTGTCGGAATGTATTTATTTAAAAGCATTAGAAACTATAATGCTAGCAAAGAAAAGCAAAAAGAAAATGAAAAATTGAGAAAAATAGCTACAGTAAATATAGGGATTGCATTATCTGTTATAGCATATCTAATAAGTGCTATATTTAATGATAGTATTGTTTCAGTAGCTCCAGTGTTTTGGTTACTCATAGGTGTAGGCGTCGCCTGCAACTACATGCATGAATATTACATGAATATTACAAATTAA